From the Cryptomeria japonica chromosome 2, Sugi_1.0, whole genome shotgun sequence genome, one window contains:
- the LOC131078807 gene encoding pectinesterase — MSGKVEGTANRRRVIIMATTMIMVAAAVVMCVAEGVVPSDGFHPRVVVRSSVKKTRKAHEFRSAACKSAADPQLCVSTIARLPGWPEAPPSQLVDTAVKASIGLVERTSAMALGLAGSVAGGLEQSVLEDCIELLDDTVDQLTEALEDVVGMDFDDENFVGSNVRTLLSAGLTNQDTCIEGMAVTNGQVKSQLENSVQQISDLVSTSLAMAKRISDLTANIDDFKPPFHNRRLMADGEDGDFPAWLSAADRRLLQAPPSALQVDAWVAQDGSGNYTTITDAISHCPDKSLRRFVIRVKAGIYHEKIEIKKKTTNLVFIGDGMDSTIISGNRSVYDNVTTYRSATFAVKGAGFIARDIGFENTAGPYRNQAVALRADSDQSVFYRCSMKGYQDTLYAHSLRQFYRECKIYGTVDFIFGNAAAVFQSCEISPRKPLPNQMITLTAQSRKDPNQNTGFSIHDCNITAAPDYSLVKSSFRTFLGRPWKAFSRTVFMQSFLDDIVQPAGWVPWNISNLFLDSLYYGEYMNYGPSAGLVGRIKWPGYHILNVSDANKFTVAQFIDGNKWLPSTGISYLSGLKV, encoded by the exons ATGTCAGGGAAAGTTGAAGGGACTGCGAATCGGCGGAGAGTGATCATCATGGCGACCACTATGATCATGGTGGCGGCAGCCGTGGTAATGTGTGTGGCCGAGGGGGTCGTCCCATCTGACGGCTTTCATCCAAGAGTGGTCGTTAGAAGCTCAGTGAAGAAAACTCGAAAAGCACATGAATTCCGGAGTGCGGCATGCAAAAGTGCGGCGGATCCTCAGCTTTGCGTGTCCACTATTGCAAGGTTACCCGGATGGCCGGAGGCACCTCCTTCCCAGCTCGTGGATACTGCAGTAAAAGCTTCCATTGGCTTGGTCGAAAGGACTTCTGCAATGGCTTTGGGCTTGGCAGGCTCTGTAGCCGGCGGTCTAGAGCAGAGCGTCCTTGAAGACTGTATAGAACTGCTGGACGACACTGTCGACCAGCTCACTGAAGCCCTTGAAGACGTTGTCGGCATGGATTTCGATGACGAAAATTTTGTGGGCAGCAATGTGAGGACTTTACTCAGCGCTGGGCTTACAAATCAGGATACCTGCATTGAAGGCATGGCGGTGACAAATGGACAAGTCAAGTCCCAGCTGGAGAACAGTGTACAGCAAATTTCCGATCTGGTTAGCACTTCTCTCGCCATGGCCAAGAGAATTTCAGATCTCACTGCTAACATCGACGATTTTAAGCCGCCTTTTCATAACCGCCGTCTTATGGCCGATGGGGAGGATGGAGATTTTCCGGCCTGGTTGTCTGCGGCAGATCGCCGGCTTCTTCAAGCCCCCCCGAGCGCTCTACAGGTGGACGCGTGGGTGGCCCAGGATGGGAGCGGCAATTACACGACCATTACCGATGCCATCAGCCATTGTCCAGATAAAAGCCTCAGGAGGTTTGTCATCCGTGTAAAGGCAGGCATATATCATGAGAAGATTGAGATAAAGAAGAAGACGACAAATCTGGTCTTCATTGGCGACGGCATGGATTCCACCATCATTTCAGGCAACAGAAGTGTCTACGATAATGTGACCACTTACCGTTCTGCAACCTTCG CTGTGAAAGGTGCGGGCTTTATTGCACGCGACATTGGCTTCGAGAACACCGCTGGGCCGTACAGAAATCAGGCTGTAGCCCTTCGAGCAGATTCAGATCAATCTGTCTTCTACCGGTGCAGTATGAAAGGATATCAAGACACTCTGTATGCTCATTCCCTGCGCCAattttacagagaatgcaaaaTTTACGGCACAGTAGATTTCATTTTCGGCAATGCTGCTGCGGTTTTCCAAAGCTGCGAAATCAGCCCAAGGAAACCCCTGCCAAATCAGATGATTACTCTGACGGCTCAAAGCAGAAAAGACCCCAACCAGAACACTGGGTTTTCAATCCACGACTGCAATATCACGGCTGCTCCCGACTATAGTCTTGTGAAATCTTCCTTCCGAACATTTCTGGGCAGGCCATGGAAAGCGTTCTCTCGAACTGTGTTCATGCAATCTTTTCTGGATGACATTGTTCAGCCAGCGGGTTGGGTACCATGGAATATATCAAATCTTTTCCTGGATTCTCTCTACTATGGTGAGTATATGAATTATGGGCCAAGCGCAGGACTTGTAGGACGGATCAAGTGGCCCGGTTATCacattttgaatgtttcagatGCAAATAAATTTACAGTTGCTCAGTTCATTGATGGCAATAAGTGGTTGCCTTCGACGGGGATTTCATATCTGTCCGGACTGAAGGTCTGA